The sequence below is a genomic window from Chondrinema litorale.
GTTTTAGATCGTACTAAATGGGATATGATGTTCCACTCTGGTTTAGAGCAGTGGGGTGACAAAACAATCAAAGACGAATTTAATGTAACTTTTGATATTACTGCTTCTAAAGAGCAAGCATAATATTTACATGTTATAACAAATAAATAATTTAAACCCTTACTATTTAAGTAAGGGTTTTTTTTATGTGTTGTATTGTCGTTAGACTAATTATTCGCTTCTTAACGTATCTACAGGGTTTTTACTAGCTGCATATATTGCTTGAAAACCAACTGAAAATATGGTAAGTAATAACATAAAAATGCCAGTTACTAAAATATAAATTGGTGAGAAGTTAATATGGTAGGCAAAAATATTAAGCCAATGTTCCATACTATACCAAGCAATAGGAGTAGCCATAAATAAAGCAATAACTATTAGTATAAAAAATTCTTTGCTTAATAGATAAGTGATAGAAAATGTGCTAGCTCCATGCACTTTTCGAATTCCAATTTCTTTTTGTTTTTGTCTAGTAGAAAAAGATACCAGCGCGATCATACCTAAGCAAGCAATCGAAATGGCAACTATTGCCGAAATAGTAAATATTAAGCCTCTTCTTTCATCATTTTCATAAAATAAAGCTAATTGATCATCCAGAAAATGATATTCGAAAATATGTTCAGGATCAACTTTATGTAAAGTTTCTTCTAGTTTATCTAACGTAGCTGGAAGGTTTTTCCCATCTAGTTTCATTGTAAAATAATCTATCGCATGGATAGGATTGTTTTTATAAGCGATGATTAAAGGAGAAATTTCTTCATGCAGAGATTTGTAATGAAAATCCTTTACTATTCCTCTCACATTTACTTTTAACTTGCTTTCAAGATTTTCAATAATGCCATTGTAATTTCCATGGTGTAAAACAACTTGCTGATTAGCTGCTTGCGATATGCCTAATAATTGAGCTGCTGTTTCATTAATAATTACATAATTTGAATCACTTGGACTGCCAGTAAAGTTTTCTCCATTAATTAGCTTAATATCGAATGTTGAAATAAAATCTTCGTCAACACCTAAAAAATACATCTCTTTGCCCATTTCTTCAGGTTGTCCTTGTTTGGTAATTAAGGCTTTTGGTATAAGTTTCCATTCTCCTGGCACTCTTGAGCTTACAGAGATCTTTTGTACTTCAGGTATTTTGCCATATTCATTTTTAAGAGTTTGGAAGTTTACTCTCACCAGTCCGCTATTGATATCTGCTACTAGCATTAAATCTTTGTCGAAGCCTAGGTCTTTGTCCTTTATATATTGCATTTGAACAAAGGTGACCAGTGTAGCAATTGTAAGTGAAATAGACACAACAAATTGAAAAGTAACTAGTACTCTTCTCAAAGTCATGTTTGAGTTAATTTTTGTGCCAGCAGATTTAAGAACAGTTGCTGCCTGAAATTTTGAAAGAAAAAGAGCCGGATACAATCCAGAAACGATTCCAACTAATATGCTTAGAGTAATTAAAGCAGGTATTAACCAATTGTTTTCAAGTGGATTAATGCTTAGCGCTTTATTTGTAAATTGATTGAATGATGGCAATACAACCGAAACAACAGCTATAGAAATAATTACACAAAAAGTAGTTAGTAAAATTGATTCAGCTAAAAATTGCATAATAATACTAGACCTAAAAGCTCCCGCAACTTTTCTTATTCCAATTTCTTTGCTTCTGGCAACAGATCTTGCCGTTGCCAGATTCATATAGTTAAAACAGGCAATAATCAGTATAAGCAATGCAGCAATAGCCATTATGTAGATATAATTGATATCATTTTTATTGAAATTAGCATCGTTCTGGTATTGGGAAGAACCAAAATGTATATCGTCTAGCTTTTGTAATATGTAAGATCGTTTAACAGAAGCTTCTTTTCTATTTGCTTTAGCTAGGTCATTAATTTGCTCTTCAATTTTGGCTGCATCAGCTCCATCGTCTAGTAGTAAGTAACTAGTAAAATAATTACTCGTCCAGTCGCTTGGGACTACTCTCTTAAAAAAGTTTTGTTCACTAATTGTCGAAATTGAGAAAAGGATGTTTAACTGTAAATGTGAGTTATTAGGAAAGTCTTCAATTACACCTTTTACTATAAACGGATTATTATCTCTACCGGAAGAGAGGCTTTTGCCAATTACATCTGTAGTGCCAAAAAGTTGAATGGCTGTACTTTCATCCAGAATTACCGATTGCGGCTCTATTAAAAAAGTGCTTTTATCACCCTTTAAAACCTTAAAATCAAATACCTTAAAAAGGTTAGGAGTAGTAAAGTTATATTCTACATATGTGCTAAAATTATTTTCAGGATTTGAAATTAGCACTCTTCCATAGCTAAAAAAAGTTACTGCATCTTTTATCTCAGATAATTGTTCCTGAGCTTGTTCTGCAGGTTGGTAGGCAACCGAAGCCAAGTATTTTTCTCCTTTTTCATCTACTTGTTTTTCAGTTATGCGATAAATGTTTTCGTGTTGCTCGTGAAATTTATCGAACATCATTTCATCTTCGATATACAATCCAATAATGAGAAAGCAACTAATCCCAAAAGACAAACCAATAATATTAATAAAAGAGTAAGATTTGTGTTTCAGTAGGCTTCTATAAGCAATTTTAAAATAGTTAAGTAGCATAGCTAATGATATAAATGTTTTATTTTGAGGTTTTCTAATCTGATATAGCCTAAAAGAAAGTAAGACAGTTTTTATGTAAATGAGCTGGGCTTTTCGAAGTCCTTTTTCATCTACATTATCTATAAACTCTTCATAAAGATCACCTTCAACCACTTCGAGAAATTCTTCAGAGCAAAACCAACCGAGGAATTTTTGAGCAAATAATGGTGGAGAGACTTCTTTATCTTCTTTCATAAAAAGGCTAATTATTGAATAAAATGTGAGTTGTTAATATCAGTAGCTTTATTTGTGGGTATTGAGCTAAACTGGAATTTATTTTCCTCCTTGTAAGGCTATTTTAGGTATAGATGTCCAAAGTGAATCTCTAATGCTTTTGGCTTCTTCAAGCGCACTAACACCTAATTTGGTAACAGTAAAGTATTTTTTTCTTTTGCCGCCTCTTTTTCCTGTAGCTTCTCCTAATCTAGAATTAAGAAAACCTTTTTCTTCTAGTCTATAAAGTGCTGCATGTATTGCGCTAAGATTTACACTTCTATTTGAGCGATTTTCAACTTCATTCTTAATTGAAAGACCATAAGCTTCGTCGTATAAGACTCCTACAGTGAGTAAAACTATTTCTTCAAATTCTCCCAGATAAGTTCCTTTCATATTGATTGCTATATTTTCTATAAATGTAAATAAAATAAATATTGGCGAAGATATATTTTCCATAAATGTAAAAAATATAGTGTTGGATGGTAAAATATTTTATTAATAAAGCAAAAAGAGCTTCCTATTAATGGAAGCTCTCTTCAATTTAAATAAAAGAATGAATTATTCTGATCTTAAAGATTTAATTGGGTTTCTTGTGGCTGCTCTTATGGTGTGGTAGCTCACAGTTGTAATAGTAATACCAAAAGTAAGTAGGGCTGCTATTACAAAGCTTAACCACTTAATTTCTGTTTTATAAGCGAAAATTTCTAACCAATTGTCCATAAAATAATAGGCGAGTGGGAAAGCAATAACCATTGATATAGCGATAAGAATCACAAAATCTCTAGAAATCATCAATACAATATTTATTATAGTGGCACCTATTACTTTTCTAATACCG
It includes:
- a CDS encoding ABC transporter permease; this translates as MKEDKEVSPPLFAQKFLGWFCSEEFLEVVEGDLYEEFIDNVDEKGLRKAQLIYIKTVLLSFRLYQIRKPQNKTFISLAMLLNYFKIAYRSLLKHKSYSFINIIGLSFGISCFLIIGLYIEDEMMFDKFHEQHENIYRITEKQVDEKGEKYLASVAYQPAEQAQEQLSEIKDAVTFFSYGRVLISNPENNFSTYVEYNFTTPNLFKVFDFKVLKGDKSTFLIEPQSVILDESTAIQLFGTTDVIGKSLSSGRDNNPFIVKGVIEDFPNNSHLQLNILFSISTISEQNFFKRVVPSDWTSNYFTSYLLLDDGADAAKIEEQINDLAKANRKEASVKRSYILQKLDDIHFGSSQYQNDANFNKNDINYIYIMAIAALLILIIACFNYMNLATARSVARSKEIGIRKVAGAFRSSIIMQFLAESILLTTFCVIISIAVVSVVLPSFNQFTNKALSINPLENNWLIPALITLSILVGIVSGLYPALFLSKFQAATVLKSAGTKINSNMTLRRVLVTFQFVVSISLTIATLVTFVQMQYIKDKDLGFDKDLMLVADINSGLVRVNFQTLKNEYGKIPEVQKISVSSRVPGEWKLIPKALITKQGQPEEMGKEMYFLGVDEDFISTFDIKLINGENFTGSPSDSNYVIINETAAQLLGISQAANQQVVLHHGNYNGIIENLESKLKVNVRGIVKDFHYKSLHEEISPLIIAYKNNPIHAIDYFTMKLDGKNLPATLDKLEETLHKVDPEHIFEYHFLDDQLALFYENDERRGLIFTISAIVAISIACLGMIALVSFSTRQKQKEIGIRKVHGASTFSITYLLSKEFFILIVIALFMATPIAWYSMEHWLNIFAYHINFSPIYILVTGIFMLLLTIFSVGFQAIYAASKNPVDTLRSE
- a CDS encoding PadR family transcriptional regulator — protein: MKGTYLGEFEEIVLLTVGVLYDEAYGLSIKNEVENRSNRSVNLSAIHAALYRLEEKGFLNSRLGEATGKRGGKRKKYFTVTKLGVSALEEAKSIRDSLWTSIPKIALQGGK